The proteins below are encoded in one region of Desulfobacterales bacterium:
- a CDS encoding DJ-1/PfpI family protein, which produces MLTITMKPAVKPDVEMAGGKWGEPNETLTNAYVDGNLVTAAAWPARPEWMKKFLELLGSKVAA; this is translated from the coding sequence ATGCTAACGATAACAATGAAACCGGCGGTTAAACCGGACGTGGAAATGGCTGGCGGCAAATGGGGGGAACCCAATGAAACCCTAACCAATGCGTATGTTGACGGCAATTTAGTAACAGCCGCGGCATGGCCCGCACGTCCGGAATGGATGAAGAAGTTTTTAGAGCTTTTGGGCTCAAAGGTTGCGGCATAG
- a CDS encoding FAD-linked oxidase C-terminal domain-containing protein — protein sequence MPNKHLIKEFEKQIGRQNVMAEEADRQAYAYDSAVLDAVVPALVIRPTTTEELGQTVRLCHRHGLPLTVRGSGTNLSGGTIPSSTESVVIVTNALAEIIEINAQDMYGVVQPGVITANFAAAAAEKGLFYPPDPGSQTVSTIGGNVAENAGGLRGLKYGVTKDYVMGIEFFDAAGELVKSGSRTVKCATGFNLTDLMVGSEGLLGVYSQITLKLIPPPKAQQAMMAVFDSVEKASETVSAIIASQIIPCTLEFLDNFTIRTVEDFRQAGLPVDAEALLLIEVDGHPAEVEDDAAQIKELCTRQGATKIQMAQSAAEKDLIWQARRDALPALARLKPTTVLEDATVPRSKIPEMVKRINEIGKKYHITIGTFGHAGDGNLHPTILTDKRNHEEFSRVEQAIDEIFETALSLGGTLSGEHGIGLAKSKYLENETSRGTILYSRRLKKALDPKNILNPGKMIGEG from the coding sequence ATGCCAAATAAACACCTGATCAAAGAATTTGAAAAACAGATCGGCCGGCAAAACGTCATGGCCGAGGAAGCCGACCGGCAGGCCTATGCCTACGATTCGGCCGTGCTGGATGCCGTGGTGCCCGCCCTGGTGATTCGGCCGACGACCACGGAAGAGCTGGGGCAGACCGTCCGGCTGTGCCACCGGCACGGGCTGCCGCTTACCGTGCGGGGCTCGGGCACGAACCTAAGCGGGGGCACCATTCCCAGCAGCACGGAATCGGTGGTGATTGTGACCAACGCCCTGGCTGAGATCATCGAAATCAACGCGCAAGACATGTACGGCGTGGTCCAGCCCGGGGTGATCACCGCGAATTTTGCCGCAGCCGCGGCGGAAAAGGGCCTTTTCTATCCGCCGGACCCGGGCAGCCAGACTGTCTCCACCATCGGCGGCAATGTGGCGGAAAATGCGGGCGGCTTGCGGGGGCTTAAATACGGGGTGACCAAGGACTATGTGATGGGCATTGAATTCTTCGATGCCGCGGGTGAGCTGGTCAAATCCGGCTCCCGCACCGTCAAATGCGCCACCGGGTTTAACTTAACCGATCTTATGGTGGGCTCCGAGGGGCTGCTCGGCGTTTACAGCCAGATAACGCTCAAGCTCATTCCGCCGCCCAAGGCCCAGCAGGCCATGATGGCGGTCTTTGATTCCGTGGAAAAGGCATCGGAAACCGTCTCCGCCATCATTGCCAGCCAGATCATCCCCTGTACTCTGGAATTTCTGGATAATTTCACCATCCGGACCGTGGAGGACTTCCGGCAGGCCGGGCTTCCCGTGGATGCCGAGGCGCTTCTGCTGATCGAGGTGGACGGCCATCCGGCGGAAGTCGAAGATGATGCCGCGCAGATAAAAGAGCTCTGCACCCGCCAGGGCGCGACCAAAATCCAGATGGCCCAATCGGCTGCTGAAAAGGATCTCATCTGGCAGGCCCGGCGCGACGCCCTCCCTGCCCTGGCCCGCTTAAAACCCACCACGGTGCTCGAAGACGCCACCGTGCCGCGCAGCAAAATCCCGGAAATGGTGAAAAGAATCAATGAAATCGGGAAAAAATACCATATCACCATCGGCACCTTCGGCCATGCCGGCGACGGCAACCTCCATCCGACGATTCTCACCGACAAACGAAACCATGAGGAATTTTCGCGGGTGGAGCAGGCCATTGACGAGATCTTTGAAACCGCGCTGTCGCTCGGCGGCACCCTTTCCGGGGAGCACGGCATCGGCCTTGCCAAAAGCAAGTATCTGGAGAATGAAACCAGCCGGGGAACGATCCTGTATTCCAGACGGTTAAAAAAGGCGCTGGACCCCAAAAATATTTTAAATCCGGGCAAAATGATCGGAGAGGGGTAA
- a CDS encoding LUD domain-containing protein → MQTADTLNAYRKELREALDNKFQKTALDNFAVAYREGRAKNFAGIDRAELIRQIASAKDAAMGRMDELYAQFKNAAEAAGATVHMADSDSAANAIIARIAEENGCQKIVKAKSMTAEETLLNHFLENKGYEVIETDLGEWIIQLRHEGPSHMVMPAIHLSRNEVSRLFTEVTGKPQDTDIERLVKVARRELRQRFVQADMGISGANFAIAETGTLGLITNEGNARLVTTLPRVHVALVGLDKLTPTLHEALQILKGLPRNATGQAMTSYVTWITGATPSAAAPDGQKQMHIVFLDNGRSALARDPVFSEALRCVRCGACANVCPIYRMVGGHTYGHIYIGAIGLILTYFFHGKNRDKNLVQNCLNCQACKEVCVAGIDLPRLIKEVHTLIQEDGRKPVLNALAVPVIKNRRRFHTLLRAGRYAQTPVTGGTPYMRHLPHALVKEHAFKALPALSKKPFRDRWNPAPHRPTHPEYRVALFSGCLQDFVYPEQLEAGLRLFTGKNIRIDFPYAQGCCGLPLYMLGERKAAAEVAEYNISHMDPAEYDFILTFCASCGSHMRENYPFLLGTAAGRTVKAAQFARKIIDFSSFAHFVLDASDAGRPEQPVKAAYHAPCHLCRGLGVTEAPRQVLESAGYDYVPHGEEETCCGLGGTYSFKFPEISAEILNKKLAAVGDTGAEILATDCPGCVMQLRGGAIQQKLPFEVLHIAEALARALK, encoded by the coding sequence ATGCAAACCGCTGACACCCTTAACGCCTACCGCAAAGAGCTTCGCGAGGCGCTTGACAATAAATTCCAGAAAACCGCCCTGGACAACTTCGCTGTAGCCTACCGCGAGGGACGCGCCAAAAATTTCGCCGGGATTGACCGGGCCGAGCTTATCCGGCAGATCGCTTCCGCCAAGGATGCGGCCATGGGCCGGATGGATGAGCTGTATGCCCAATTCAAGAATGCCGCGGAGGCGGCTGGTGCCACGGTGCATATGGCCGACTCCGATTCGGCAGCCAATGCCATTATCGCCCGGATCGCGGAAGAAAACGGCTGCCAAAAAATCGTCAAGGCCAAATCCATGACCGCAGAGGAGACCCTTCTCAATCATTTTCTGGAGAACAAGGGCTATGAGGTGATTGAAACCGACCTGGGCGAATGGATTATCCAGCTGCGACACGAGGGGCCCTCCCATATGGTCATGCCAGCCATTCATCTCTCCAGAAACGAGGTGAGCCGCCTGTTTACCGAAGTCACCGGAAAACCCCAGGATACCGATATTGAGCGGCTCGTCAAGGTGGCCCGCCGCGAACTGCGGCAGCGGTTTGTGCAAGCGGATATGGGGATCTCCGGCGCCAATTTCGCCATTGCCGAAACCGGCACGCTGGGTCTGATCACCAACGAGGGAAACGCCCGGCTGGTGACGACCCTGCCCCGGGTGCATGTGGCCCTGGTGGGCCTGGACAAGCTGACCCCCACGCTTCATGAGGCCCTGCAGATTCTAAAAGGCCTGCCCAGAAATGCCACCGGCCAGGCCATGACCTCCTACGTCACCTGGATTACCGGCGCAACCCCCTCGGCTGCCGCCCCAGACGGGCAGAAACAGATGCACATTGTGTTCCTGGACAACGGCCGAAGCGCGCTGGCCAGGGACCCGGTCTTCTCCGAGGCGCTTCGCTGCGTGCGCTGCGGGGCCTGCGCCAATGTCTGCCCCATCTATCGCATGGTGGGCGGCCACACTTACGGCCACATCTATATCGGGGCGATCGGACTCATCCTCACCTATTTCTTTCACGGCAAGAACCGGGACAAGAACCTGGTTCAGAACTGCCTGAACTGTCAGGCCTGCAAGGAGGTCTGCGTGGCGGGGATTGATCTGCCCCGGCTGATCAAGGAGGTCCACACCCTGATCCAGGAAGACGGCCGGAAACCGGTGCTAAACGCTTTGGCCGTGCCGGTGATCAAAAACCGCCGGCGCTTTCACACCCTGCTGCGCGCGGGCCGCTATGCCCAGACGCCGGTCACCGGCGGCACACCCTATATGCGGCATCTGCCCCATGCCCTGGTCAAAGAGCATGCGTTCAAGGCGCTGCCGGCCCTTTCCAAAAAACCCTTCAGGGACCGCTGGAATCCGGCGCCCCACCGACCGACACATCCGGAATACCGGGTGGCGCTTTTTTCCGGGTGCCTGCAGGATTTTGTCTATCCGGAACAGCTCGAAGCCGGCCTGCGCCTGTTTACCGGCAAAAACATCCGCATTGACTTTCCCTATGCCCAGGGCTGCTGCGGCCTTCCCCTGTATATGCTGGGCGAGCGCAAAGCCGCCGCCGAAGTGGCCGAATACAATATCAGCCATATGGATCCGGCGGAGTATGATTTCATCCTGACCTTCTGCGCCTCCTGCGGCTCGCACATGCGGGAGAACTACCCGTTTCTGCTGGGGACCGCCGCCGGCCGAACGGTCAAGGCCGCCCAATTTGCCCGGAAAATTATTGATTTCAGCTCATTTGCCCATTTCGTGCTGGATGCCTCCGATGCCGGCCGGCCTGAACAACCGGTGAAAGCCGCGTATCACGCCCCCTGCCACTTGTGCCGGGGATTGGGGGTGACCGAAGCCCCGCGGCAGGTGCTCGAAAGCGCCGGATATGACTACGTGCCCCACGGCGAAGAGGAAACCTGCTGCGGGCTGGGCGGCACCTATTCATTCAAATTTCCGGAAATATCCGCGGAAATTTTGAATAAAAAACTGGCGGCGGTCGGCGACACGGGCGCGGAAATTCTCGCCACAGACTGCCCGGGGTGCGTGATGCAGCTAAGGGGCGGGGCCATTCAGCAGAAATTGCCCTTTGAGGTGCTGCATATAGCCGAAGCCCTGGCCAGGGCGCTAAAATGA
- a CDS encoding S24 family peptidase: MLERKGRGAQTEVAIEAGISQSYLNQIKTGSRIGSVKTLHLIAGALGTSYEDMLRLGESISLSDTHPESAPHQPSLARAGREGLPKPFNHQGDFDFVPMAEAKLNAGGGHVVISEQYGELYAFRKDWLRQVATAAHNIVLMMVEGESMTPTISDGDTVMIDMGRTRIKSGSIFAIGIEDTIIIKRLEYLVDGRIRIISDNRQEYAPYEADSKEIRIIGEVIWCAKQFIKT, encoded by the coding sequence TTGCTTGAGCGAAAAGGGCGGGGGGCGCAAACCGAAGTCGCCATCGAGGCCGGCATCTCGCAGTCCTATCTCAATCAGATCAAGACGGGTTCCCGAATCGGCAGCGTTAAAACCCTGCATTTGATTGCCGGTGCGCTGGGTACGAGCTATGAGGACATGCTGAGGCTGGGCGAGAGTATTTCTTTGTCGGATACGCATCCGGAATCCGCGCCCCACCAGCCCTCTCTTGCCCGGGCCGGGCGGGAGGGGCTGCCAAAACCCTTCAACCACCAGGGGGATTTTGATTTTGTGCCCATGGCTGAGGCCAAGCTGAATGCCGGTGGCGGCCATGTGGTGATATCAGAGCAGTACGGCGAGCTCTATGCCTTTAGAAAGGACTGGCTCAGGCAGGTGGCGACGGCTGCGCACAACATCGTGTTGATGATGGTCGAGGGCGAGAGCATGACGCCCACCATTTCAGACGGGGACACGGTCATGATCGATATGGGCCGCACCCGTATCAAGTCGGGCAGCATTTTTGCCATCGGCATAGAAGACACCATTATTATCAAGCGTCTGGAATACCTGGTAGACGGCAGAATCCGCATTATCAGCGATAACCGCCAGGAATACGCCCCCTATGAGGCGGACAGCAAAGAAATCCGCATTATCGGCGAGGTTATCTGGTGTGCCAAGCAGTTTATTAAGACCTGA
- a CDS encoding L-lactate permease, producing MSIGWLAGFAFLPILVALILMVGFRWPATRAMPVAWLVSALTAIFVWRMDLIVVAASTLQGFGSAITVLLIVFGALLILYTLSESGGMETINHGFHGISTDRRVQVIIIAFIFEAFLEGAAGFGTPAAIAAPLLLSLGFPALAAVLVALILNTVPVTFGAVGTPIWFGLKNLEGKIEAAVAEAGMDLGFASMDGFNMLVGKWAAVFHTVMAFILPIFVVCFMTRLFGRNRSWKEGLAIWKFALFASTAFVIPYVGSAFLIGEEFPALIGGLVSLGVVLFGAKKGWFLPETGWDFGPQSEWEADWTGEIATAKTIEFKQQMSQFRAWLPYILIGLILVLTRLKFLPFSQWVTSLELGISDILGQSGIDYALRPFYNPGIIPFVLVAVLTVFIHQMPAANVKKAWTDAFKRMKNPTIALLFAVALVQIFKNSTMNPMDYASMPLSMAEAVALVAGGSWPFFAPLIGALGSFITGSNTVSDLLFAQFQYGIAGTLDLPRQIIVALQAVGGAMGNMVCIHNIVAASATVGLVGMEGLILRRNVIPLMLYAAVVGLLGLLFAYVLFPGVF from the coding sequence ATGTCCATCGGATGGCTTGCCGGATTTGCCTTTCTGCCCATCCTTGTGGCCCTGATTCTCATGGTAGGATTCCGCTGGCCCGCGACCCGGGCCATGCCGGTCGCATGGCTGGTTTCCGCCCTTACGGCGATTTTTGTCTGGCGGATGGATCTCATCGTGGTCGCAGCCTCCACGCTTCAGGGGTTCGGCAGCGCCATTACCGTGCTGCTGATCGTTTTCGGCGCGCTGCTGATTCTCTATACACTTTCTGAGAGCGGCGGAATGGAAACCATCAACCACGGGTTCCATGGCATTTCCACGGATCGCCGGGTCCAGGTGATCATCATCGCATTTATTTTCGAGGCATTTCTGGAAGGCGCCGCCGGGTTCGGCACGCCGGCGGCCATTGCCGCCCCCCTGCTTTTAAGCCTGGGATTTCCAGCGCTTGCCGCCGTACTGGTGGCCCTGATTCTAAACACCGTGCCGGTCACATTCGGGGCGGTGGGCACACCCATCTGGTTCGGCCTGAAGAATCTTGAAGGAAAAATCGAGGCCGCCGTAGCCGAGGCCGGAATGGATCTGGGGTTTGCCTCCATGGACGGATTCAACATGCTGGTGGGCAAATGGGCGGCCGTTTTCCATACAGTCATGGCTTTTATCCTGCCCATATTCGTGGTCTGCTTCATGACGCGGCTCTTCGGCCGGAACCGATCCTGGAAGGAGGGCCTGGCCATCTGGAAGTTCGCGCTGTTCGCCAGCACCGCCTTCGTCATTCCCTATGTGGGCTCGGCCTTTCTCATCGGCGAGGAATTCCCCGCGCTTATCGGCGGGCTGGTCAGCCTTGGCGTGGTTTTGTTCGGGGCCAAGAAAGGCTGGTTTCTGCCTGAGACCGGCTGGGATTTCGGCCCGCAGTCCGAATGGGAAGCGGATTGGACCGGTGAGATCGCCACGGCGAAAACCATTGAATTTAAGCAGCAGATGAGCCAGTTCCGCGCCTGGCTGCCCTATATTTTAATCGGCCTCATCCTGGTGCTGACCCGTCTTAAGTTCCTTCCGTTCAGCCAATGGGTCACCAGCCTGGAACTCGGAATTTCAGACATTCTCGGCCAATCCGGCATCGACTATGCCCTGCGGCCGTTCTACAATCCGGGGATTATCCCCTTTGTCCTGGTGGCGGTGCTTACCGTGTTTATCCATCAAATGCCCGCGGCAAATGTGAAAAAGGCCTGGACGGATGCATTCAAACGGATGAAGAATCCGACCATCGCCCTGCTTTTTGCCGTGGCCCTGGTCCAGATATTTAAAAATTCCACGATGAATCCCATGGACTACGCCTCCATGCCGCTTTCCATGGCCGAAGCGGTGGCCCTTGTGGCCGGCGGTTCCTGGCCGTTTTTCGCGCCGCTCATCGGGGCCCTGGGATCATTTATCACCGGCAGCAATACGGTCTCAGACCTCCTCTTTGCGCAGTTCCAGTACGGCATTGCCGGCACACTGGACCTGCCCCGTCAGATTATCGTCGCCCTTCAGGCCGTGGGCGGGGCCATGGGGAACATGGTCTGCATTCACAACATTGTGGCCGCATCGGCGACGGTGGGCCTGGTGGGCATGGAGGGCCTGATCCTCAGGCGAAACGTGATCCCGCTGATGCTCTACGCCGCGGTGGTGGGCCTTTTGGGTCTGCTTTTTGCCTATGTCCTTTTTCCAGGCGTCTTTTGA
- a CDS encoding lactate utilization protein, translating into MSQHALIEKFTEKARAVSTEVQLVDTIEAAYDYAVTICRDKAACQILSSGCEFPLSDPAEELCGLKQWERLMAVPDLGEDAISALTPLCREAGIGLIDRGMHAYTGGIDVGLTTATAGIADTGTLVLNCTSEDLRLATMISEVHIAILRAADILADTEDLEPLLLKSLSARPGYTAFITGASRTADIERVLTLGVHGPLALHVLILKEDT; encoded by the coding sequence ATGAGCCAGCATGCGTTAATCGAAAAATTTACCGAAAAGGCCCGTGCGGTTTCCACTGAGGTCCAGTTGGTGGACACAATCGAGGCGGCCTATGACTATGCCGTCACCATCTGCCGGGATAAGGCGGCCTGTCAGATTCTCTCCTCAGGCTGTGAATTCCCCTTGTCCGATCCGGCAGAAGAACTCTGCGGGCTGAAACAATGGGAGAGGCTAATGGCCGTACCTGATTTGGGGGAAGATGCGATATCGGCACTCACCCCGCTTTGCCGGGAGGCCGGCATCGGTCTGATCGACCGCGGGATGCACGCCTATACCGGCGGCATTGACGTGGGTTTGACCACAGCAACTGCCGGGATTGCCGATACCGGCACCCTTGTCCTAAACTGCACCAGTGAAGATCTGCGCCTGGCTACAATGATCAGTGAAGTGCACATCGCCATCCTCCGGGCAGCGGACATCCTTGCTGATACGGAAGATCTGGAACCCCTGCTCTTAAAAAGCCTTTCGGCACGGCCCGGTTATACCGCCTTCATTACCGGCGCCAGCCGCACGGCGGATATCGAGCGGGTGCTGACATTGGGTGTGCACGGCCCGCTTGCCCTGCACGTGCTAATCCTTAAAGAAGACACTTAA
- a CDS encoding cyclic nucleotide-binding domain-containing protein → MEIHLCLGFVESLSSVLPETANVSALAFEFNCSGDSIGKSCSLTYLIEKSDIETKIFAGAMPGKNIEAISRLLLNLPMFRSFDKYSITRFLSYFQVEHIYDLGFKSYRSGDVFIKKGEPGRNLYIIIAGRAEVIDEEGNSIAFLANGEVFGEMSLISGNPISATVRAAAPTTVIRLSSRDFIRILPKFPALQTYFARLLTQRLSQSNTERTRDLSAVMAGDLREMPPEDVMQTMHINQKTGVLNFWMGGVNARVFFNQGEIIQAEYGRETGRHVIAKICQNRTGKFNYSPKLPPEAEKMETLGSFMAILISALKDLDDHQNRISTQ, encoded by the coding sequence ATGGAGATCCATTTGTGTCTCGGGTTTGTGGAAAGCTTGTCATCCGTTCTGCCGGAAACTGCCAATGTCAGTGCGCTGGCTTTTGAATTTAACTGCAGCGGCGACAGCATCGGCAAGTCCTGCAGTTTAACCTATCTTATTGAGAAGTCGGATATTGAAACAAAGATTTTCGCCGGGGCCATGCCGGGGAAAAATATTGAAGCCATATCCCGTCTGCTTCTGAATTTACCCATGTTTCGGTCTTTTGACAAATACAGCATAACCCGGTTTTTGTCATACTTCCAAGTGGAGCATATCTATGACCTGGGGTTTAAATCCTACCGCAGCGGGGATGTTTTTATTAAAAAGGGCGAACCGGGCAGAAATCTCTATATCATTATTGCCGGCCGGGCGGAAGTTATTGATGAAGAGGGCAACTCCATCGCATTTCTCGCCAACGGCGAAGTGTTCGGGGAAATGAGTCTGATCAGCGGAAACCCGATCAGCGCAACGGTTCGAGCTGCCGCCCCAACAACGGTGATTCGTCTGTCAAGCAGGGATTTTATCCGCATACTGCCGAAATTTCCGGCCCTGCAAACCTATTTTGCCCGATTGCTCACCCAGCGGCTAAGCCAAAGCAACACTGAACGGACCAGGGATCTGTCAGCTGTCATGGCCGGTGATTTAAGAGAGATGCCGCCAGAGGACGTGATGCAGACGATGCATATTAATCAGAAAACCGGCGTGCTTAATTTCTGGATGGGAGGCGTTAACGCCAGGGTCTTTTTCAATCAGGGGGAAATCATTCAGGCCGAATATGGCCGGGAAACCGGAAGGCATGTAATTGCAAAAATTTGCCAAAACCGGACCGGCAAATTTAACTATTCCCCGAAGCTCCCGCCAGAGGCGGAAAAAATGGAGACTTTGGGCAGCTTTATGGCTATTCTGATAAGCGCCCTAAAGGATCTTGATGATCACCAAAACAGGATTTCAACCCAATGA
- a CDS encoding 4Fe-4S binding protein, with protein MGPQGKKTFAMVDFESCDPRQCDPENGICAPVAACPHKVIKQMDGPFEPPMIFHDLCQGCWECIDVCPLGAIYIKEIGS; from the coding sequence ATGGGCCCACAGGGAAAAAAGACCTTTGCCATGGTGGACTTTGAAAGTTGCGATCCCCGGCAATGTGACCCGGAAAACGGAATTTGTGCGCCGGTGGCAGCCTGCCCCCATAAGGTGATCAAGCAGATGGACGGCCCTTTTGAGCCGCCCATGATATTTCATGACCTGTGCCAGGGCTGCTGGGAGTGCATTGATGTCTGTCCCCTGGGGGCGATATACATAAAGGAGATCGGCAGTTAA
- a CDS encoding (Fe-S)-binding protein, giving the protein MADIRKLVRLLNELDEELVCCTRCGMCQAACPLYGETGRETDVARGKLVLVENLSKEILDNPEAVKERLDRCLLCGSCEAACPSGVKILDIFLKARAIITGYLGLSPVKKAIFRGFLSNPDRFDRLLRWMARIQGPFSKQIDETLGSSCARFMSPVIGDRHYLPLAKTAWHKHAHRRFKRPNHSGPKVAFYPGCLIDKVLPRVGDAAMRVFDYHQVDVFVADQVPCCGIPALAAGDRQTFEQLVRKNIQIFESVDYDYLITPCATCTSTIKKLWPLMTENFPAALREKVLAISEKTRDINEFLVDVVNIQPIGDQPISEKRVTYHDPCHLKKSLGIFSQPRAVLSALPDREFVEMREADRCCGMGGSFNLQHYDISRKIGQKKSSRIIESGADVVATGCPACMMQITDLLSHAGCGIAVKHPVELYAEALDKMGETEAAAHTPASEAKAK; this is encoded by the coding sequence ATGGCAGATATTCGCAAACTGGTCCGATTGCTCAATGAACTCGACGAAGAACTGGTCTGCTGCACCCGCTGCGGCATGTGCCAGGCGGCCTGCCCGCTCTACGGCGAAACCGGCCGGGAAACCGACGTGGCCCGCGGCAAACTCGTGCTGGTGGAAAACCTAAGCAAGGAAATCCTCGATAACCCCGAGGCGGTCAAGGAGCGCCTGGACCGCTGCCTCTTGTGCGGCTCCTGCGAAGCCGCCTGCCCCAGCGGGGTCAAAATCCTGGATATCTTTTTAAAAGCCCGGGCGATTATCACCGGCTACCTCGGTTTGTCGCCGGTTAAAAAAGCCATTTTCCGGGGCTTTCTCTCCAATCCGGACCGATTCGATCGCCTGCTCCGCTGGATGGCCAGGATCCAGGGGCCTTTTTCCAAACAGATCGACGAGACCCTGGGTTCCTCATGTGCCCGGTTCATGTCCCCCGTCATCGGGGACCGCCATTACCTGCCGCTGGCCAAAACAGCCTGGCACAAGCACGCGCACCGGCGGTTTAAGAGGCCGAATCATTCAGGCCCCAAAGTCGCCTTTTATCCCGGATGCCTGATTGACAAAGTCCTGCCCAGAGTCGGCGATGCGGCCATGCGGGTGTTTGATTACCATCAGGTGGATGTGTTTGTCGCCGATCAGGTGCCCTGCTGCGGCATCCCCGCCCTTGCCGCCGGCGACCGCCAGACATTTGAGCAGCTGGTAAGAAAAAACATCCAAATATTTGAAAGCGTGGATTATGATTACCTGATCACCCCCTGCGCCACCTGCACATCCACCATCAAAAAACTATGGCCCCTGATGACAGAAAATTTCCCGGCCGCGCTTCGCGAAAAGGTTCTGGCCATCTCGGAAAAAACCCGGGATATCAACGAATTTCTGGTGGATGTCGTAAACATCCAGCCCATAGGGGATCAGCCGATTTCGGAAAAACGGGTCACCTATCACGATCCCTGCCACCTCAAGAAATCTCTGGGCATTTTCTCCCAGCCACGGGCCGTGCTTTCCGCCCTGCCTGACCGGGAGTTTGTGGAGATGCGCGAGGCGGACCGCTGCTGCGGCATGGGCGGGAGCTTTAACCTCCAGCACTATGATATCTCCCGGAAAATCGGTCAGAAAAAATCAAGCCGCATCATTGAATCCGGGGCGGATGTCGTGGCCACGGGATGTCCGGCCTGCATGATGCAGATTACCGATCTGTTATCCCACGCCGGCTGCGGCATTGCGGTCAAACACCCGGTGGAACTCTATGCGGAGGCCCTTGATAAAATGGGTGAAACAGAGGCCGCCGCCCATACACCCGCCAGCGAGGCAAAAGCTAAATGA